A window from Plasmodium cynomolgi strain B DNA, scaffold: 1065, whole genome shotgun sequence encodes these proteins:
- a CDS encoding hypothetical protein (putative) — SFTNYENQLSCEQDKEVELNAILTGNCDGFTSSLLKSTKCESVSACRAVEKFLNNLQLNHDPSYTENGFKYMYYWLYADVLNSDPSHIEMVELYKKLIDQYDTSTIYEKYKNQLNEKKSENLINLFTLYNNFNKVEVHSTPNAEKCDCAKKCAITYMDYIVQCHNDNDQDFCNELENFRLRYNNRLKSIENCNELKELPSFQGSSLAATISLPVSIMSIISFFSFITYKVGIFFVQN, encoded by the coding sequence TCATTTACTAATTACGAAAATCAATTGTCTTGCGAACAGGATAAAGAGGTTGAATTAAACGCAATTCTTACCGGTAATTGTGATGGTTTTACTAGTTCACTTTTAAAATCGACTAAATGTGAATCTGTTTCTGCATGCAGGGCagttgaaaaatttttaaataatttacaattaAATCATGATCCTTCTTATACTGAAAATGGATtcaaatatatgtactattggttatatgcTGATGTACTGAATAGTGATCCAAGCCATATCGAAATGGTTGAATTGTATAAGAAACTGATTGATCAATACGACACTTCTAccatatatgaaaaatataaaaatcaaTTGAACGAGAAAAAATCCGAAAATCTTATAAAcctttttactttatataataattttaataaagttGAAGTTCATTCTACACCTAATGCAGAAAAATGTGACTGTGCTAAAAAATGCGCTATCACATATATGGATTACATAGTTCAATGTCATAATGATAATGACCAAGATTTTTGTAATGAATTAGAAAACTTTCGATTAAGATATAATAATCGTCTCAAATCAATAGAAAATTGCaatgaattaaaagaattaccATCATTCCAAGGATCTTCACTAGCTGCTACCATTTCACTCCCAGTTTCTATAATGTCAATAATAtcattcttttcatttattacgTACAAGGttggtatattttttgtacaaaat